The DNA sequence TAATGAAGAAATCTTACGTTCTTTTGCCGCAAATGCTTTGAATGACCTGGTTTTTGATGAGCGGAATGAACTGGAGATCAATCAGTTTCAACTGGCAGGGGAGACGCAAATTCGCAAGGGGCATCCTGCGTGGTACGCTCTTCAACATGCCCTTCAGTTTTACCCCGACCGGAAATGGGAATTGGTCATCTATGCGGATGATAAACTGGAGCAGGATTTACGTGTGATGGAATTAGGCCGTCAATTGGCAGGAATTACGAACATCAGCCTCTTGGTAAGTGCTTACGATGCCGAAAAACACGATGGATTATCCTGGTTTTGCATGTCGGTGGGCAATGGTTTGTACCTGCGCTTGTTGTGAAAAAATAAGTTGGATTTTGGCACAATTCGGTCTTCGTTATTGGCAAAATGTCGAAAGTCTGGCTAGGATTGAATTATTGGTAATCAAAAATTAGTATGATGCGTTTCTCTCTTTTGTGGATATTTATTTTTCCAGTTTCGCTGCTTTCTGCTCAGGTAATTACCTTCCTTAACCCGGGCTTTGAGGATATGCCAAAACACAGCAAAACACCTGAGTTTTGGATCAATTGCGGACATCCTAATGAGAGCCCTCCAGATGTACTGCCTGATTTGACTTTTCAAGTTAATCTACCTGCTTATGCGGGCTATACTTACCTGGGGTTAGTGACCAGGGACAATGACACTTGGGAAGCCGTAGGTACCAAACTTAACGGAACATTGGAAAGAGGAAAATGCTATTCTTTCAGCATTGCTTTAGCTCGTTCTTTGAGTTATTATTCTCTCAGTAAAACAAAGAATACACCAGCAAATTATATTGCCCCAACTCGGTTGAGAATATGGGGTGGACGAGGACCCTGTGGAAAGGAAGAACTATTGGCGGCCTCTTCTGTAATTGATCACGAAGAATGGGAAACGTATAAGTTTATTCTTGCCCCAGAAGAAGGCAGTTATTCTGAGCTTACGTTGGAGGTCTTTTATGGAGAGGATTTTCTTCTGTTTCCTACCAATGGAAATTTATTGCTGGATGATGCTTCTGTTATCAGAATGTTGCCTGATTGTGGAAAAGAAGAATACGGTATTACTGACGGTAATTATAGTAAAAAAGAAGTGGCAGTCGCCAAAAAGAAAAGCCCTTTTTTCGTAGAAAATGGGAGTACTCTTCTCTTAATGTTACCTTCCTCTAGCTATTTCTCAGGAGAAGAGCCATTGAAAAATTTCTTGTCGAACATCATGGCCGACATTGAGCACAATCCCGAAGGGCAGTTGATAGAGAGGTCTTACCAACTAGACAAAGAAGAGGAAGTGCTTAGTGGCTACCCTGCGATCCATGCACTGGCTTATGCATTAAAGGCTTATCCAGGTGAAGAGTGGGAGCTGGTCGTGTTCGACCGTGATGAAAATCGACAACAACAGCGGGTAAGTTCCTTAACAAGAGCGTTGAATAATTTTCTATACAGTTATATTTTCGACTGTCAGGTGACTGGTTACAATGCTGTTACCGATGATGGTAAAGACTGGTACTGCATGTCGGTGGGCAATGGTTTGTACCTGATCAAGCGCTAAACCAAAAGATTGGTTAACTGGTCTTTATGTAAGCCGATTATTCCGATACAACTCTGCTAAAAGAAAACGGCCAGCCAGGAGCAATTCCCGACTGGCCGTTTTTTATTTAAAGATAGAGTAGGTTTTTCAAGTTACCTAAATCTCCTTTTACGAACGCTTAATCAATCCGGGTAATTTCGCCAGATTTGATGCGATTCATATAGTCATTGAACGCCCGTTTTACATTGGGCATCAGCACGTAAAGACCGAAGACATTGGGGAAACACATGGCAAAGATCATGGCATCACCAAAGTCAAATACTGCTTTTGCAGAAATGGCAGAACCTACGATGACAAAGCCACAGAAGAGCACTTTGTAAATAATTTCGTTGGTTTTGCTTTCACCAAAGAGGTAGGTCCAAGATTTGAGTCCGTAGTAAGACCAGGAAATCATGGTAGAAAGGGCGAAGAGAATTACCGCAAGCCCTAACACATTAGGGAACCAGCTGATAACCGACTCAAAGGAGGCAGAAGTAAGGCCAATGTCGCCAACGGTTTCGCGACCGTAGAAAGAAGCCTCTGCACCCGCACCACCATAGTTCGTGACAATGATTACCAAAGCGGTCATCGTACAGATCACAACGGTATCAATGAAGGGCTCAAGCAGTGCAACAACACCTTCGCTTACAGGCTCATCGGTTTTGACCGCAGAGTGAGCAATAGAGGCAGAACCTACTCCTGCTTCGTTGGAGAATGCCGCTCGACGGAAACCTTGGATCAGCACACCAATTAAACCACCATAAAGCGCATCGCCACTGAAAGCACTAGAAAAAATAGTGCCAAATGCCGCAGGAATGTCAGCGATGTGGTAGCCAATGACGATGATTGCTCCCAAAACGTAGATGCCCACCATGAAAGGAACGATCTTATCAGTTACTTTAGCAATGGATTTGATACCTCCGATGATAACGATACCGACAACGACTGCCATGATGGTACCAAAAATCCAGCCGTTGTTGTAGAAGATACTGCTTTCGCCACCAGTAATTTGTGCGAGCTGAAGGGTAGCCTGGTTGATTTGAACCATGTTGCCACCACCAAAACTACCACCAATACATGCGATTGCGAAAAGTACAGCCAGGACTTTGCCAATAATGGGCCAAGGGCCTCCTTTTTCTTTGAATCCTTTCTCCAGGTAATACATCGGCCCACCTGATACACTACCATCAGCGTTGACATTGCGGTACATTACCCCAAGGGTACACTCAGTAAATTTGGAAGCCATCCCCAAAAGGCCGGCCAGGATCATCCAAAAGGTAGCACCTGGGCCACCAATAGCTACTGCAAAGGCCACCCCCGCAATATTACCAACACCTACGGTGCCAGATAGTGCCGCCGTGAGGGCTTGAAAGTGAGAAACTTCTCCTGGATCATCAGGGTCGTCAAATTTTCCACGCACCACATCAAGGGCGTGACCAAAAGCTTTAAATTGAATAAAGCCCATGTAAATGGTGAATACGAGTGCTCCTACGATCAACCACACAAGTACGAATGGAATGCTGAGCTTGTCTCCTAATGGAATAGAAACAAAGACAACGGATTCTATAGCTTTTGTAATGGGTTCAAAAAAGGCATTGATTTTCTGGTCAATCGTCAGTGCAGCTTCACCGCCGGCCTCTTGTGCATAGCTGAGCAAAGGGAGTACCAGGGTTGCGAGTAATGCGAGTACAGTCTTCTTCATCTGTGTTTTTTCTAATTCAAGTTGTTTCTGAAGGGACGCCATCTGGACGTTCCCGGATTGTTAAAGACCCGGGAAGGTATTGGTTTCCGAGGAATCGCCAAAATAATGATCGGCATATTTTATTGGTGAAAAGACATCTTATGACTCCTAACTGCCATTTTTAACACTTGAGGGGCAACATGTTGGGCAAGATTGCCAGCTATTGCTTAACTTTCTCCCCTTATTCACCAATGATTTTATTTTTTGCTAACTAATCCCCCGGAAGAAACCGTCTTAGCTGCCCTGAATAAAGGGGAGGAATGGGCCCTCGACAATTTGTTTCGAGCACATTACACCTATTTGTGCCAAGCGGTCTTTCGGATTATTGGGGATCGCAATTTGTCGGAAGATTTGGTGCAAGAAGTTTTTTACCAATTGTGGCGGAAGCGGTCTTCCTTAAACATCAATCAGTCTTTGAGAGCTTATCTCAAAAAAGCAGCAGTCAATCGAACGCTCAATTATATTCGAGACCAGCGATTGATCGTGGATGATGAAAGTGCGCTACCTTTTGATTTGGCTAGTGAGCAGATGGGGGCAATAGAAAAGTTGGAAACAGAAGAATTGCAAGCGCAAATCGAAGCTGCGATAAGTGACTTACCTGAACGTTGTCGTCTGGTATTTGGCTTGAGTCGCTTTGAGGAGATGAGCAACAAGGAAATCGCTGCTCATTTGGAGATCAGTGTGAAAACCGTGGAGAACCAAATGACCAAAGCCTTGCGTTTGCTGAGGGAGAAATTAAGTCCCTATTGTACTTTTTGAGACTTTAGGTTTGATTGTAAGCCAGCCGACAACCGCCAGATAGGGGCAAGGGCTGAGTTTGGTGTCTCTAAAAGTGCATGGAGGAATACCATAGCTGAAAAATAATTAATGTCGCATCTCTTTTGAATAAAGAACGAACGTCTGGAATGAAGAATAAAGATACTATGAGATCCTGGGAACAACTTCGCAAAAGCCGAGGGCAGTCTGCTGATGAGTCAGCACAAGGCTGGGAGCAGTTGTGGAAAGGTAGTGAAAAGTTAGGTGATGATTTTGAGCCCAATGTAGAAGCTGGCCTTGCCCGTCTTAAACAAAGGATGGCACAAGAAGATATGCCCTCAGGAAGGGTTGTGAAAATGAATACTTCTACCCGCTGGTTAAGAGCTGTCGCCGCTGCGGTAGTTTTGGCTTTGGTGACTTGGGGTACCATGACTTTTATCGGTGGTGATACTGCACCTGATTTTGCTTGGGCAGAACTTCATACCACTGAAGGAGAAACCCGTGAGGTTGTACTGCCTGATGGTTCTACCGTCACTATGAATAGCAATACCCATCTTCGTTACCGTAGCGACCTGGATATAGCGGAAGTAAGGGATATCCGCTTAGAGGGGGAAGCTTTTTTTGATGTTAATCGCCGACCTGAGCAACCTTTTATCATTCGCACAGCCAATGTAGAAGTGAGCGTTTTGGGGACAAGTTTCAATGTAAGAGATATTCCTGGATCAGCTCGAACTGAGGTAGAAGTGGCTAGCGGTAAAGTAGGGGTGAAAAGCTTGGTGGATGTTACCCAACAAGTAGTCCTCAAAGCGGAAGAGGCAGTTGTATTGGAGAATAATGTGCTCACTACTTATACCACTGCTGATCGTGTATTTAATGGCGTTAACTGGCGAAAAGGGCAGCTAAGTTTCAAAAACACTCCTCTTGAAGAAGCTTTGCCTCAAATAGAAAGAGCCTACCAGGTAGACCTCGTCTGGAAGACGACTGCTTTGCGTAATTGTGAGATTACCGGCAATTGGCAGGAAGAAAACTTTGCTGCGGTTGTTGAAATTCTGGAAGGTCTTACTGGCCTCAACGTCAATAAAGTTGCAGGAAATAAATATGAGCTAAGTGGTAGTTGTGACTAAATAGTCTTTGGTGCTCTGCTACAGGCAGCTTATCTTTGGATAGCTTTGTTATTTTGCGACAGATGACTTATCCAAATGAAAAAAAGCTTAATCGTTCTGCTGGTATTTAGCTGTAGCCTCTGGTCTTTGGAGGCCCAGAGTGTACTGGATAAAAGGATAAGCTTGCAAATCGTCGAGCAGCCTTTCGAAGAGGTTTTATACCAGCTGATTGATCAAGAGGGAGTTAAGTTTAGTTTTCGTAATGATATTCTTCCCGAAGGACTTTTTTCTTTCGATTTTGATAATAAACCACTCCGCACGGTTATTCCTGAGTTATTGGCTACTACCCATCTCGGGTATCGCCTGATCGGTGAACAGATCTTGCTTATTCCCGAAGTTCCTGAAAAGGTGGCTACTTATTATACCATCAGTGGTTACATCACCGACCTGGAAACGGGTGAAAGCCTGATTGGTACCAATGTCTACGATTATTATACCCAAAGAGGAACAGTAAGCAACGAATATGGCTTCTTCAGCTTGCAACTCCCTGCTGGCCCGGCCTTGCTTCGGCTATCTTACCTTGGTTACGAGAGTTATGAAGAGCTATTAACAATCAGTGGTAATCTTACCATGAACAAAGCCTTGCAGGGGAGTGTAACGCTCAGCGAAGTAGTAGTCTATCCACGAGATACTTCCGCCAACCCCATCGCTGGTTTGTCTACCGGACAGTTGATTGGTTTAAGAGAAACAGAATTGCTGCCAAGCTTGGCCGGAGAAGAAGATGTGATTCGTACGGCCTTCCTGCTTCCAGGTGTCACAACCGGTGCCGATGGTGCAGAAGGATTACAAATAAGAGGTGGAGATGCTGGCCAAAATTTGGTCTTGCTAGACGGCGTGCCGGTCTACTACATCAACCATGCCATTGGTCTTTTCTCCATATTTAATAGCGATGCTGTGCGGTCGGCCCAACTCTTGAGGGCTGGTTTTCCTGCTCGCTATGGTGGGCGGCTATCCAGTGTATTGGATATCCGAATGAAAGAAGGCAATCAGCAAGCCCTTTCAGGAACAGCGTCGGCTGGACTATTGACAACCCGTTTTACCCTCGAAGGGCCCATTCTCAAAGATCAATCTTCCTTTTTGGTTTCCGGCCGCTGGTCATTTATACATTTGTTGCTGAAAGAGCAGTCGCGCAAATTCAAGGCTTCCAGGGGCAATGATGGCAGTACCGATTATCGATTTTACGACATCAACGCCAAATACAATCATACCTTCTCCGATCGTAACCGGGTGTTTTTAAGTCTTTATCGGGGGCGAGATACTTACGATGACCTTACGACAAGCTCTAATTTGTTGACTTTGGTTAGCCAAGGAGGAGATGTCCTTAATTATAACTTCGATCAATCCTATGGTGAAGGCCTCAACTGGACCAATTCGGTCGGCAGCTTGCGCTGGAACCACTTGTTTTCTGATCAGCTTTTTGCAAATTTTAGTTTCACTTATAGTCGTTTGGACCAGGAGTCTTTTTATAATTTGGAAGACCTATTGGTAGAACCTTCGCTGAATCAAAGAGACTCCCTTTTGATACGTGGTCTTTTTCGTTCTGGAATCCAGGATTTGGGCCTTAAGGCCGACTGGCAGTTCATTGCAAGCCCTCGATTTGAATACCGTTTTGGAATAGGAGCTAATCGCCGCATCTTCCAACCTGGAGCCTTGATTGTTGATCAACCTATTCCAGGAGAGGAGCCTTTTGCTAATAACACGATTAACACGACCGAATTAAGTACCTATCTGGAAGGTAAAGGAAAAATGGGTAGCGACTGGGAGTGGAACACCGGTGTGCACCTGGCTTGGTGGTACGTACGTTCGAAGGGGCATCCTTCCATTCAACCAAGGTTGAGTATAAATTACTTCCCGTATCCGCGCTGGACGTTTAGTGCTTCCGTCAGCAGAATGGTGCAAAACCTACATTTTTTGAGGAATACAACGGTGAATTTGCCTACCGAAATTTGGGTGCCAAGCACCGATCAGATCAAACCTGCCGGAGCATGGATGGGAAATCTTGGCTACCAATTTAAAATTAATACTTCATGGGAGCTTCAAGGAGATATTTATTATAAAAAAATGGAAAGAATGCTATCCTTCCTGGAAGGTGTAGAAGGATTTGAAAATTGGGAAGAAAACGTAACGGCCGGCCAGGGCGAAGCTTACGGAGCAGAGTGGCAACTGAGAAAGGTGAAAGGGAAATTGAAGGGGTGGGTGAGTTATACCCTATCAAAATCAGAACGTCAATTCGATGAACTTAACTTGGGTAGGGTTTACCCTTTTCGCTATGATCGGAGACATAATCTTCAATTAGCAGCCATCTACCAGCTTTCACCAGCGTGTCATTTTTCCGCCAACTGGGGTTATGCTTCCGGGTTTGCGCTCACCTTGCCTTTGGTTAAATTTACTTCCATTGTTCCCGGTGTCATCATTCCGCCCAGTGGTATTCCTATAGCCCTTGATCCTGGAAGTAAAAATAATATCCGGATGCCAGCTTATCATCGTTTGGATATTAACTTTCACTTTGAATGGCAGCAAAATAAACGGTACCGACAGGAACTTAATTTAGGTATCTACAATCTTTACAATCGCAACAATCCACTGTACTACGATATCCGTCGGTTTTTAGTCAATCAACAGAATACGCTCAGCACACGATACAATTTTGTAGAGGTACAATTGGCACCCATACTGCCTTCAATCAGTTACAAAATCACTTTTTAATCAGCACTTAATGGATTGAATATTAGGTGAGAATACTGATTTATCCGAAAAATAGTATATTTGAAGAGAAAAAAAATAACGAGTGTTCCTTTTTCGTCAAATATTACCCCTTAGTTTGTTGGTGTTCCTCTGTATGGGGGCTACCTGTGAACGTACGGTAGAGCTTGATATCGACGAGCCACCACCCCGCTTGGTGGTCAATAGTAGTTTCACTTTAGGCGAATTAGTACGGGTTTCAGTGGCCAAAAGTCAGGGCATTTTAGACAATAGTCTACCCGAATATTTGGCTGATGCGAGTGTTATGCTTTATAAAGGAGATAAGTTTATTGAAGAATTAGTACTGGTTATTGACCCAGCGCCGCGTATTGCCCCTTATTATACGACGCGATTTTTTAAACCAGAAGCCGCTACTACCTATACCATACGAGTAGAAGCTCTTGGTTTTGAACCCGTTGAAGCTCATAGCTTTATACCTGAACCTGTGCCGTTTTCTTCATTGCAAGTCTCCAATTTCAAGGAAGAAGATGGGAGTGCAACTTTCCGTAAACGTTACACCTATCAAATAGATTTGGATTTTGATGACCCAATCGGGGAAGACAACTTTTACCATCTGAATGTCTTTCAAGAAATCTTAAGTGTGACGATAACTGGTGCCGACACTTCGATCGATGGGCGCAGCTTACAGCGCATCGACTTGGTGCAGGATAATCCCAAAATTATCGCTGATGCGATGATTGGTGGCTTGCTCCTTAAAAACAATCCAAGCGAAGGGGGGTTCCGCTTCCAGGTTAGTGTAGAAATAGTGCCAGAGTTTGAGGCTTTAGGCCAAATTTATGCGGAACTGCGAACAGTTTCTGAAGAATATTACCTCTATTATACCACGTTTAGCCGCCAGCAGAACCAGTCGGATGGCCCTTTTAACGATCCTATCGTTATTTTCAACAACGTTGAGAATGGGCATGGTTACTTTGCCGGATATAATTTCACCCAGGATTCGGTGAGCCTCAGTTTTTAGGAACAAAATATTTATTGCTCTTCTTTATCCAATTACTTAGTATCTTTGCGGCTTTAAAGTCAAAGTGATTCAAATCATCAAGAGCACTCCATGACACAATCGGAAAAAGAACTGGAGGGAGTCCGAATGTTAGGTCTTAAACTTCCTACAGATCCCCGTTGGGTAAACCTGGCGGAAATGGACTTAGGGGAGATCCTCACCGATCATGCTTATTGTGAGCAAAAAGCCGCTACCAGTTGTATTTCCCTCATTCAGGCATATCCGGAAAGAGAAGAACTCGTGAGAGAACTTGCACCCATAGTAACAGAAGAGTGGGGCCACTTTCGTTCCGTATTGCGGGAGATGGACAAGCGCCAGCTTAAGTTGGGGCGCCAACGCAAAGATGAGTACGTAAATAAACTTTTGGCTTTTCAGAAAAAAGGAGGCTCCAGAGAGGACAAGCTGTTGGAAAAACTCTTGATTTTTGCTTTGATAGAGGCACGTTCCTGCGAACGTTTTCGTTTGATGAGCCTACATATTTCCGATGTTGATCTACGGGATTTTTATCATCGATTTATGATTTCCGAAGCAGGTCACTATCGCTTGTTTATTGATTTGGCCAGGAAATATTTTGGTGCCGAAAGGGCCAATGCCCGTTGGCAGGAGTACCTGGCAGAAGAGGCCAAAATCATGGACGAACTAGAACTTCGAGGAGATCGAATGCACTAGATAAATAAAAACTTACTTCATAATAATTCTTTTAATGAAACAATTAATTTTTCTTTTTAGCATCCTCGCACTGGTATCGGCTTGCGACGGTGGAGGTAGCATGAAAGGTACCAAAAGCCTTGAAACAGAGATGGATAGTATCTCTTACTCGGTTGGACGTTTCTTTACGGGGCAGTTCCAGGATTTGGGTATCGATGTCAATGCACAGCAATTGGGCCAAGGCCTGGAGGATGTAGCCAATGACGCAGCAACCATTTCGGAAGAAGATGGTATGGCCATGATGCAAACATTCCAGCAGACGCTGATGATGCGCCAGGGTGCTCCATTTACGGAAGATGATCCCGCTACTTTTTCTATCGACTCTATTTCTTATGTGATCGGTGCCGATTTTGCCCGCAACATGAAGGAATTCGACGTGAGCTTGAACAGCAGTGCTTTCTTCCAGGGAGCAAAAGATCAAATTGCTGATGCAGAAAGCATGGTCGGTGACCAGGAAGATGCTCTGATGCAGAAACTTACCGATAGAATCACCAAGAAGCAAGAAGCAGAAGCTGCTGTTGCCGCAGAATCTATCATTGCTGAAGGAGCTGCCTTTATTGCTGAAAAAGCAGCCGAAGAAGGTGTAATGAGCACGCCTTCTGGTCTTCACTATAAAGTTATCAAAGAAGGTGCTGGTGCTTCACCAGCAGCTACCGACCGCGTACTGGTACACTACCATGGTACCCTTATTGACGGTACGGTATTTGACAGCTCTGTTGATCGTGGTGAACCAATTGAATTCGGCTTGAATGAAGTTATCCCAGGATGGACTGAAGGCGTTCAGTTGATGAAGGAAGGTGCTAAGTACCAATTCTATATTCCTTACGATCTGGCTTACGGTCTCCGTGGTTCACCCCCAGTAATTCCTGGCGGTGCAACCCTCATTTTTGATGTTGAATTGCTGGAAGTCAAGTAACAGTCGATCTGTTGCTGGATTTCTAAATCGGTCCCAAACCTTGTCTTTTGCTAAGGTTTGGGACTGTTTTTTTTAGCTATAATTTTGGGACAGGACTATAAGTACAACTTACACAAGTTGATAAAAAAGATACCACTATGAAATACACCAATGCCCTTGCTATTCTTCTCTTCATTTTAATGTTACCGTCTCATAGCTATACCCAAAATTATCATCTGGACTCCTTGGCGATACTTTCCCAAGCGGTCCCGGAAAGTTCGGGCTTACTTTTCAAAGAAGGGCGATTGATTACCCATAACGATTCCGGTGGCGCTCCACACCTCTACGAAATAGATACCCTGGATGGGCAAGTGGTCCGAGAAGTTGTGATCAATAATGCCCAGAATATCGACTGGGAAGACCTTACGGCAGATTCCACCTACCTCTACATTGGCGATATCGGTAATAATTTTGGAAACCGTACAGACTTGACGATCTATAAAATTCCTTGGTCGGAATACCTGACCAGGGATAGCATCGAAGCGCAGCAGATTAACTATTCTTATTCGGATCAGCTAGATTTTTCTAATAATCAATTTTTCACACCCTATGATGCAGAGGCACTGGTGGCTATTGGAGATAGCTTGTTTTTATTTACTAAAGATTGGTCTACTGCCCACTCCAAGGTATATCCTTTGCCGAAAACGCCGGGTACCTACGCTGCTATTGCTATCGATAGTTTTGCTGTTCCTGGCTTGATAACAGGAGTTGACCTCAGTCCTGGCGGTAATCAATTACTGCTTTCTGCTTATTCGGGTACTTCGGCTTTTGTGCTGGCTTTTAGTGATTTTACCGCTTTTCCCCTTTCCGTGGAAACGGTGTACAGCTGGCCGCTTCCATTGACAGGCTCCATAAAATCTGAAGGCATCTGTTGGCGCAATGATCGTTTTGCCTACATCAGTACAGAACAAGTGGGTACGCTGCCATCAGTACTCTATCGCTTGGATACGGATTTTGTTAGTGCAGTTACGTTTCCCGAAAGTTCGCTGGTGAAAGTATTCCCACAACCCGCTACCGAGAATATACAAGTAACAGCCAAACAAATTTATGGACTCGAACTCTACAATGCCAATGGAACATTAGTGTTAAAGACAACACAAGCTTACCTAGACGTAAGTCATTTACCCGCTGGGATGTATTTCCTCATGATTCTGATGGAAGGACAAGAGCTTGTAAAACAAGTGATTGTGATTTAATCACGCTAATATTCCGCAACGCTCTCCAACTAGCAGCAACTTTTACACCCTTACACATAGGCTGTCCAATCTGAGGGTAAATAGCCGTGACGATTTTAGTCACACTAAAAAACACTAGAAACAGGATAGGCCACGGATTCAACGGATCTGACGGATTTTCACAGATTTAAAAGCCG is a window from the Lewinella sp. LCG006 genome containing:
- a CDS encoding alanine/glycine:cation symporter family protein is translated as MKKTVLALLATLVLPLLSYAQEAGGEAALTIDQKINAFFEPITKAIESVVFVSIPLGDKLSIPFVLVWLIVGALVFTIYMGFIQFKAFGHALDVVRGKFDDPDDPGEVSHFQALTAALSGTVGVGNIAGVAFAVAIGGPGATFWMILAGLLGMASKFTECTLGVMYRNVNADGSVSGGPMYYLEKGFKEKGGPWPIIGKVLAVLFAIACIGGSFGGGNMVQINQATLQLAQITGGESSIFYNNGWIFGTIMAVVVGIVIIGGIKSIAKVTDKIVPFMVGIYVLGAIIVIGYHIADIPAAFGTIFSSAFSGDALYGGLIGVLIQGFRRAAFSNEAGVGSASIAHSAVKTDEPVSEGVVALLEPFIDTVVICTMTALVIIVTNYGGAGAEASFYGRETVGDIGLTSASFESVISWFPNVLGLAVILFALSTMISWSYYGLKSWTYLFGESKTNEIIYKVLFCGFVIVGSAISAKAVFDFGDAMIFAMCFPNVFGLYVLMPNVKRAFNDYMNRIKSGEITRID
- a CDS encoding RNA polymerase sigma-70 factor; protein product: MLTNPPEETVLAALNKGEEWALDNLFRAHYTYLCQAVFRIIGDRNLSEDLVQEVFYQLWRKRSSLNINQSLRAYLKKAAVNRTLNYIRDQRLIVDDESALPFDLASEQMGAIEKLETEELQAQIEAAISDLPERCRLVFGLSRFEEMSNKEIAAHLEISVKTVENQMTKALRLLREKLSPYCTF
- a CDS encoding FecR family protein, producing MRSWEQLRKSRGQSADESAQGWEQLWKGSEKLGDDFEPNVEAGLARLKQRMAQEDMPSGRVVKMNTSTRWLRAVAAAVVLALVTWGTMTFIGGDTAPDFAWAELHTTEGETREVVLPDGSTVTMNSNTHLRYRSDLDIAEVRDIRLEGEAFFDVNRRPEQPFIIRTANVEVSVLGTSFNVRDIPGSARTEVEVASGKVGVKSLVDVTQQVVLKAEEAVVLENNVLTTYTTADRVFNGVNWRKGQLSFKNTPLEEALPQIERAYQVDLVWKTTALRNCEITGNWQEENFAAVVEILEGLTGLNVNKVAGNKYELSGSCD
- a CDS encoding carboxypeptidase-like regulatory domain-containing protein, encoding MKKSLIVLLVFSCSLWSLEAQSVLDKRISLQIVEQPFEEVLYQLIDQEGVKFSFRNDILPEGLFSFDFDNKPLRTVIPELLATTHLGYRLIGEQILLIPEVPEKVATYYTISGYITDLETGESLIGTNVYDYYTQRGTVSNEYGFFSLQLPAGPALLRLSYLGYESYEELLTISGNLTMNKALQGSVTLSEVVVYPRDTSANPIAGLSTGQLIGLRETELLPSLAGEEDVIRTAFLLPGVTTGADGAEGLQIRGGDAGQNLVLLDGVPVYYINHAIGLFSIFNSDAVRSAQLLRAGFPARYGGRLSSVLDIRMKEGNQQALSGTASAGLLTTRFTLEGPILKDQSSFLVSGRWSFIHLLLKEQSRKFKASRGNDGSTDYRFYDINAKYNHTFSDRNRVFLSLYRGRDTYDDLTTSSNLLTLVSQGGDVLNYNFDQSYGEGLNWTNSVGSLRWNHLFSDQLFANFSFTYSRLDQESFYNLEDLLVEPSLNQRDSLLIRGLFRSGIQDLGLKADWQFIASPRFEYRFGIGANRRIFQPGALIVDQPIPGEEPFANNTINTTELSTYLEGKGKMGSDWEWNTGVHLAWWYVRSKGHPSIQPRLSINYFPYPRWTFSASVSRMVQNLHFLRNTTVNLPTEIWVPSTDQIKPAGAWMGNLGYQFKINTSWELQGDIYYKKMERMLSFLEGVEGFENWEENVTAGQGEAYGAEWQLRKVKGKLKGWVSYTLSKSERQFDELNLGRVYPFRYDRRHNLQLAAIYQLSPACHFSANWGYASGFALTLPLVKFTSIVPGVIIPPSGIPIALDPGSKNNIRMPAYHRLDINFHFEWQQNKRYRQELNLGIYNLYNRNNPLYYDIRRFLVNQQNTLSTRYNFVEVQLAPILPSISYKITF
- a CDS encoding DUF4249 domain-containing protein, producing the protein MFLFRQILPLSLLVFLCMGATCERTVELDIDEPPPRLVVNSSFTLGELVRVSVAKSQGILDNSLPEYLADASVMLYKGDKFIEELVLVIDPAPRIAPYYTTRFFKPEAATTYTIRVEALGFEPVEAHSFIPEPVPFSSLQVSNFKEEDGSATFRKRYTYQIDLDFDDPIGEDNFYHLNVFQEILSVTITGADTSIDGRSLQRIDLVQDNPKIIADAMIGGLLLKNNPSEGGFRFQVSVEIVPEFEALGQIYAELRTVSEEYYLYYTTFSRQQNQSDGPFNDPIVIFNNVENGHGYFAGYNFTQDSVSLSF
- a CDS encoding tRNA-(ms[2]io[6]A)-hydroxylase; the protein is MTQSEKELEGVRMLGLKLPTDPRWVNLAEMDLGEILTDHAYCEQKAATSCISLIQAYPEREELVRELAPIVTEEWGHFRSVLREMDKRQLKLGRQRKDEYVNKLLAFQKKGGSREDKLLEKLLIFALIEARSCERFRLMSLHISDVDLRDFYHRFMISEAGHYRLFIDLARKYFGAERANARWQEYLAEEAKIMDELELRGDRMH
- a CDS encoding FKBP-type peptidyl-prolyl cis-trans isomerase; translation: MKQLIFLFSILALVSACDGGGSMKGTKSLETEMDSISYSVGRFFTGQFQDLGIDVNAQQLGQGLEDVANDAATISEEDGMAMMQTFQQTLMMRQGAPFTEDDPATFSIDSISYVIGADFARNMKEFDVSLNSSAFFQGAKDQIADAESMVGDQEDALMQKLTDRITKKQEAEAAVAAESIIAEGAAFIAEKAAEEGVMSTPSGLHYKVIKEGAGASPAATDRVLVHYHGTLIDGTVFDSSVDRGEPIEFGLNEVIPGWTEGVQLMKEGAKYQFYIPYDLAYGLRGSPPVIPGGATLIFDVELLEVK
- a CDS encoding T9SS type A sorting domain-containing protein, which encodes MKYTNALAILLFILMLPSHSYTQNYHLDSLAILSQAVPESSGLLFKEGRLITHNDSGGAPHLYEIDTLDGQVVREVVINNAQNIDWEDLTADSTYLYIGDIGNNFGNRTDLTIYKIPWSEYLTRDSIEAQQINYSYSDQLDFSNNQFFTPYDAEALVAIGDSLFLFTKDWSTAHSKVYPLPKTPGTYAAIAIDSFAVPGLITGVDLSPGGNQLLLSAYSGTSAFVLAFSDFTAFPLSVETVYSWPLPLTGSIKSEGICWRNDRFAYISTEQVGTLPSVLYRLDTDFVSAVTFPESSLVKVFPQPATENIQVTAKQIYGLELYNANGTLVLKTTQAYLDVSHLPAGMYFLMILMEGQELVKQVIVI